One stretch of Cygnus olor isolate bCygOlo1 chromosome 1, bCygOlo1.pri.v2, whole genome shotgun sequence DNA includes these proteins:
- the SLC19A2 gene encoding thiamine transporter 1, with translation MAGPRGARPGGPGCCWALPTALLCAYGFFCNVRPSEPFLTRYLLGPHKNLSETQVLNEIYPVWTYSYLALLFPVFLASDYLRYKPVVLLQGLSLIVTWFMLLYAQGLRAVQFLEFFYGMGTATDVAYYSYIYSVVDVDLYQKVTSYCRSATLVGYTVGSVSGQVLVSVAGWSLFSLNVISLTSISIAFGTAWFLPMPRKSLFFHHVSSQPFSLEMKVMDCKNGSAVQDQPSVQRTPGWEDETKVPLNVEGSAAEKQEQKVDIVKVLKDLWRDFLQCYSSRTMLCWSVWWALSTCGYLQVINYAQNLWEVVLPSHSTEIYNGGVEAASTLLGAVAVFVVGHIKTSWAMWGEVALALFSFLIAAAVYIMDTVYNIWVCYASYVVFRIIYMLLITIATFQIATNLNVERYALVFGVNTFIALALQTLLTLIVVDASGLGLDIITQFMIYASYFAAISLVFLASGIYSIIRAYRSQEQMQSRSPESH, from the exons AtggcggggccgcggggagcccGGCCTGGCGgccccggctgctgctgggcgCTGCCCACGGCGCTGCTGTGCGCCTACGGCTTCTTCTGCAACGTGCGGCCCTCCGAGCCCTTCCTCACCCGGTACCTGCTGGGGCCGCACAAAAACCTCTCCGAGACCCAG GTGTTGAACGAGATCTACCCGGTGTGGACGTACTCCTACCTGGCGCTGCTCTTCCCCGTGTTCCTGGCCTCCGACTACCTCCGCTACAAGCccgtggtgctgctgcagggcctgaGCCTCATCGTCACCTGGTTCATGCTGCTCTATGCCCAGGGGCTGCGGGCCGTCCAGTTCCTCGAGTTCTTCTATGGGATGGGGACTGCCACCGACGTCGCCTACTACTCCTACATCTACAGCGTTGTCGATGTCGACCTGTACCAGAAGGTCACCAGCTACTGCCGCAGCGCCACCCTGGTGGGCTACACGGTGGGCTCGGTGTCCGGGCAGGTCCTCGTGTCTGTGGCGGGGTGGTCCCTCTTCAGCCTGAATGTCATCTCCTTAACCTCCATATCCATTGCCTTCGGCACGGCCTGGTTCCTGCCGATGCCGCggaaaagccttttctttcacCACGTCTCCAGTCAGCCGTTCAGCTTGGAGATGAAGGTCATGGACTGTAAAAACGGATCGGCTGTCCAAGATCAGCCCAGCGTGCAGAGGACGCCTGGCTGGGAGGATGAGACTAAAGTTCCCTTAAACGTGGAGGGGAGTGCAGCAGAGAAACAG GAGCAGAAAGTAGACATCGTGAAGGTGCTCAAGGATCTCTGGCGGGACTTCCTGCAGTGCTATTCCTCTCGGACCATGCTGTGCTGGTCAGTGTGGTGGGCACTGTCCACTTGTGGCTACTTACAAGTCATCAACTATGCTCAGAACCTGTGGGAGGTGGTGCTGCCTTctcacagcacagaaatctACAATGGTGGTGTGGAAGCAGCCTCAACGCTGCTAG GAGCTGTTGCAGTGTTTGTTGTGGGCCATATAAAAACATCCTGGGCAATGTGGGGTGAAGTGGCACTTgccctcttctcctttcttattgctgctgctgtataTATCATGGACACTGTTTACAACATCTGGGTGTGCTATGCATCGTATGTTGTCTTCAGAATTATCTACATGCTGCTAATCACAATAGCAAC GTTCCAGATCGCTACAAATCTCAATGTGGAACGGTACGCCCTGGTGTTTGGGGTCAATACTTTCATTGCCTTAGCACTTCAGACTCTACTCACATTGATTGTTGTGGATGCCAGTGGGCTTGGGCTGGACATCATCACCCAG TTCATGATTTACGCATCTTACTTTGCGGCTATCTCCCTGGTGTTCTTGGCCAGCGGCATATACAGTATTATTAGAGCTTACAGAAGTCAAGAGCAGATGCAAAGCAGATCTCCTGAAAGCCATTAG